The Burkholderia cepacia ATCC 25416 genome includes a window with the following:
- a CDS encoding FAD-dependent oxidoreductase has translation MQTNLKIAIVGAGIGGLTLALALREHGIDAQIYEQTEVLREVGAAVALSANATRFYERMGLRAAFDAVCADIPGLVYRDGRSGAVIGHHRGEPDYRRQFGGAYWGVHRADLQALLSKAVGLDSIHLGHRLTDLVQHADRVTLAFDNGVRIDADLVVGADGARSITRRWMLGYDDALYSGCSGFRGVVPAARLSLLPDPATLQYWIGPHGHLLHYPIGDGGDQNFLLVERHPSPWPSRDWVMPSEEGEQLRVFRDWHPAVVQMITVVPISQRWGLFHRPPLGRWSRGRVTLIGDAAHALVPHHGQGANQSIEDAVVLAAQLAKAGPGNWREAQEAYERLRRGRTRKVQYASISVADVLHLPDGPAAQARNARLAERDSVLHHLDWIHDFDALSGEPDERQGGTWL, from the coding sequence ATGCAGACGAACCTGAAGATTGCGATCGTCGGCGCCGGAATCGGCGGGCTGACGCTCGCGCTCGCGCTGCGCGAGCACGGCATCGATGCGCAGATCTACGAACAGACGGAGGTGCTGCGCGAAGTCGGCGCGGCCGTCGCGCTGTCGGCCAATGCGACGCGCTTCTACGAACGCATGGGCCTGCGTGCGGCCTTCGACGCGGTGTGCGCGGACATTCCGGGGCTCGTCTATCGCGACGGCCGCAGCGGTGCGGTGATCGGCCATCACCGCGGCGAGCCCGACTATCGCCGGCAATTCGGCGGCGCGTACTGGGGCGTGCATCGCGCGGATCTGCAGGCCCTGCTGTCGAAGGCGGTCGGCCTCGACAGCATCCATCTCGGCCACCGGTTGACCGATCTCGTGCAGCACGCCGATCGCGTCACGCTGGCATTCGACAACGGCGTGCGCATCGACGCCGATCTCGTGGTCGGCGCGGACGGCGCGCGCTCGATCACGCGGCGCTGGATGCTCGGCTACGACGATGCGCTGTATTCGGGCTGTTCGGGGTTTCGCGGCGTGGTGCCGGCCGCGCGGCTGAGCCTGCTGCCCGATCCCGCAACGCTGCAGTACTGGATCGGGCCGCACGGGCACCTGCTGCACTATCCGATCGGCGACGGCGGCGACCAGAATTTCCTGCTGGTCGAGCGTCATCCGTCACCGTGGCCGTCGCGCGACTGGGTGATGCCGTCGGAAGAGGGCGAGCAACTGCGTGTATTCAGGGACTGGCATCCGGCGGTGGTGCAGATGATCACCGTGGTGCCGATCAGCCAGCGCTGGGGGTTGTTCCATCGGCCGCCGCTCGGCCGCTGGAGCCGCGGGCGCGTGACGCTGATCGGCGACGCCGCGCATGCGCTGGTGCCGCACCACGGGCAGGGCGCGAACCAGTCGATCGAGGATGCGGTGGTGCTGGCGGCGCAACTGGCGAAGGCCGGGCCGGGCAACTGGCGAGAGGCGCAGGAAGCGTACGAGCGGCTGCGTCGCGGCCGCACGCGCAAGGTACAGTACGCATCGATTTCCGTGGCCGATGTGCTGCACCTGCCCGACGGGCCGGCCGCGCAGGCGCGCAATGCGCGTCTGGCCGAGCGCGACAGCGTGCTGCATCACCTGGACTGGATTCATGATTTCGATGCGCTCAGCGGGGAGCCGGACGAGCGGCAGGGCGGCACGTGGCTTTGA
- a CDS encoding porin, protein MKKHVIFTAALAAFAAPVFAQNSVTLYGVIDEGFNYTNNVNVNGVGKSNYQLASGYAQGSRWGLKGSEDLGGGLKAIFTLENGFDVNNGRLGQGGRMFGRQAFVGLSESRFGTLTFGRQYDSVVDYLAPLTANGNWGGTLFSHPFDNDNTDNSFRVNNTVKYASADWNGLTFGGTYSFSNSTGFSNNRQYSLGAQYSLAGLQVAAAYLQANNPGVGSAGAITADDANFVADRLRIFGGGVNYTFGPATVGFVYTKTDVKNPVSTVYLPASTFAGLGLTATKFQNFEINGKYQLTPDFYLGAQYVYTDGKFDAAAGSFKPKYHTVGLMADYSLSKRTDVYLQGAWQKVAGDKTGTAADGGYVVGTDGPSASSNQFAVRAAIRHKF, encoded by the coding sequence ATGAAGAAGCACGTCATTTTTACCGCCGCGCTGGCTGCTTTCGCCGCGCCGGTCTTCGCCCAGAACAGCGTGACGCTGTACGGTGTGATCGACGAAGGCTTCAACTACACGAACAACGTGAATGTGAATGGGGTCGGAAAGTCGAATTACCAGCTCGCGAGCGGCTATGCGCAGGGCAGCCGCTGGGGCCTGAAGGGCAGCGAGGATCTCGGCGGCGGGCTGAAGGCGATCTTCACGCTGGAAAACGGTTTTGACGTCAACAACGGCCGGCTCGGGCAGGGCGGCCGCATGTTCGGCCGCCAGGCGTTCGTCGGGCTCTCCGAGTCGCGTTTCGGCACGCTGACTTTCGGCCGCCAGTACGACTCGGTCGTCGATTATCTGGCGCCGCTCACGGCCAACGGCAACTGGGGCGGCACGCTGTTCTCGCACCCGTTCGACAACGACAACACGGACAACTCGTTCCGCGTCAACAACACGGTCAAGTATGCGAGCGCCGACTGGAACGGCCTGACGTTCGGCGGCACGTACAGCTTCAGCAACAGCACCGGCTTCTCGAACAACCGGCAGTACAGCCTCGGTGCGCAGTATTCGCTGGCCGGGCTGCAGGTCGCGGCTGCGTACCTGCAGGCGAACAACCCGGGTGTCGGCAGCGCGGGCGCGATCACCGCGGATGACGCGAACTTCGTCGCCGACCGCCTGCGGATCTTCGGCGGCGGCGTCAACTACACGTTCGGCCCGGCCACGGTCGGTTTCGTCTATACGAAGACGGACGTGAAGAATCCGGTATCGACGGTCTACCTGCCGGCTTCGACGTTCGCCGGCCTCGGGCTGACCGCGACGAAGTTCCAGAACTTCGAGATCAACGGCAAGTACCAGCTCACGCCGGATTTCTATCTCGGCGCGCAGTACGTGTACACGGACGGCAAGTTCGACGCCGCGGCCGGATCGTTCAAGCCGAAGTACCACACGGTCGGCCTGATGGCCGACTACAGCCTGTCGAAACGCACCGACGTTTACTTGCAGGGCGCATGGCAGAAGGTTGCCGGCGACAAGACCGGCACCGCGGCCGACGGCGGCTACGTGGTCGGGACGGACGGCCCGTCGGCGTCGTCGAACCAGTTCGCGGTGCGCGCCGCGATCCGCCACAAGTTCTGA
- a CDS encoding cyclic peptide export ABC transporter, which produces MPLIASLLRYSRWLLPVALFASLASGFANAALVALINQALQASGAQLMHLGMRFVLLAALVLVTRIGSQALFMYLGQRVKAQLRMQTIGRITAASFRDLERCGAARAVGALTQDLDSIVVFFVSLPSIAMQGAVIVGCLTYLGMLSLPILAVALGVLGAGTLGTQLVSARALRHLRASRDREDTLLNQFRALFDGAKELKLHRARADAFVGSELAPHVEAVRVQRTRGYVLHALAASWGNLLLFGFVGLTTFVLAHLFGADAHVMSGYALVFLYLIMPVEGLLAALPSLNSARVAFERIGALEAALPAEPGNHADSAPAPAEGFSRIAFEGVEHRYVRESDDGLFTLGPIDLTFDAGELVYLVGGNGSGKTTLAKLLVGLYAPERGRLLVDGVAVDDTTRAAYRQRFSVVFSDFHLFDSLLGLTGEREGMARTLLVALQLDHKVRIERGTFSTLALSQGQRKRLALLVAFLEDRPFYVFDEWAADQDPAFKDVFYRTLLPALKANGKTVLVITHDDRYFDLADRLIKLENGRIAAITADTAGADNARRTGGNDMASAA; this is translated from the coding sequence ATGCCTCTCATTGCCTCATTGCTCCGCTACTCACGCTGGTTGCTGCCGGTCGCGCTATTCGCGAGTCTCGCGAGCGGCTTCGCGAATGCGGCGCTCGTGGCACTCATCAATCAGGCGTTGCAAGCGTCGGGCGCACAGCTGATGCACCTGGGCATGCGCTTCGTACTGCTCGCCGCGCTGGTGCTCGTGACGCGCATCGGCTCGCAGGCGCTATTCATGTATCTCGGTCAGCGCGTCAAGGCTCAACTGCGCATGCAGACGATCGGGCGCATTACCGCCGCGTCGTTCCGCGATCTGGAGCGGTGCGGCGCGGCCCGCGCGGTGGGCGCGCTGACCCAGGATCTCGACAGCATCGTCGTGTTCTTCGTGAGCCTGCCCTCCATTGCGATGCAGGGCGCCGTGATCGTCGGCTGTCTCACGTACCTCGGCATGCTCTCGCTGCCGATCCTTGCGGTCGCGCTGGGCGTGCTCGGGGCCGGCACGCTCGGCACGCAGCTGGTGAGCGCCCGTGCGCTGCGTCATCTGCGCGCCTCGCGCGACCGCGAGGACACGCTGCTGAACCAGTTTCGTGCGTTGTTCGACGGCGCCAAGGAACTCAAGCTGCATCGCGCCCGCGCGGACGCGTTCGTCGGCAGCGAGCTCGCACCGCACGTGGAAGCGGTGCGCGTGCAGCGCACGCGCGGCTATGTGCTGCACGCGCTCGCGGCAAGCTGGGGCAATTTGCTGCTGTTCGGTTTCGTCGGCCTGACGACTTTCGTGCTCGCGCATCTGTTCGGCGCCGACGCACACGTCATGTCGGGTTACGCGCTCGTGTTCCTCTATCTGATCATGCCCGTCGAAGGGCTGCTCGCGGCGCTACCGTCGCTCAACTCGGCACGCGTTGCGTTCGAGCGCATCGGCGCGCTCGAAGCGGCGCTGCCTGCCGAACCAGGCAATCACGCCGATTCCGCCCCAGCCCCGGCCGAAGGATTCTCGCGCATCGCGTTCGAAGGTGTCGAACATCGTTATGTGCGCGAAAGCGACGACGGCCTGTTCACGCTCGGGCCCATCGATCTGACGTTCGACGCCGGAGAGCTCGTGTATCTCGTCGGTGGCAACGGCAGCGGCAAGACCACGCTCGCGAAGCTGCTCGTCGGCCTTTACGCGCCCGAGCGCGGCCGTCTGCTCGTCGATGGCGTCGCCGTGGACGACACGACGCGTGCCGCGTATCGACAGCGTTTCTCGGTGGTCTTCAGCGATTTTCATCTGTTCGATTCGCTGCTCGGCCTGACCGGCGAACGCGAAGGGATGGCGCGTACGTTGCTCGTCGCGCTGCAACTCGACCACAAGGTGCGCATCGAGCGCGGCACGTTCTCCACGCTCGCCCTTTCGCAAGGTCAGCGCAAACGCCTCGCGCTGCTGGTCGCATTCCTGGAGGATCGACCGTTCTATGTCTTCGACGAATGGGCTGCCGATCAGGATCCGGCCTTCAAGGACGTGTTCTATCGCACGCTGTTGCCCGCGCTGAAGGCGAACGGCAAAACCGTGCTGGTCATCACGCACGACGATCGCTACTTCGATCTCGCCGACCGGCTCATCAAACTCGAGAACGGGCGCATCGCCGCGATTACCGCGGACACGGCCGGCGCGGACAATGCTCGGCGTACGGGCGGCAACGACATGGCGAGCGCGGCATGA
- a CDS encoding SDR family oxidoreductase: MSVSKKFAAVTGAGSGIGRAAAVALAQAGFTVALLGRTEASLRETQDAIRAAGGDAHVFPVDVTDEASVDHAFAQIARQFGRLDVLFNNAGRNAPAVSLDEYEFDLWNSVVATNLTGVFLCARAAWRVMKAQTPQGGRIINNGSISAHAPRPDTIAYTATKHAVTGITKALALDGRRYNIACGQIDIGNAATSLTERMTQGVPQADGSLAPEARMDVTHVANAIVQMANLPLDTNILNMTIMATAMPFVGRG, from the coding sequence ATGTCTGTCTCGAAGAAATTCGCAGCCGTCACGGGCGCCGGCTCCGGCATCGGTCGCGCAGCGGCCGTCGCGCTCGCCCAGGCGGGATTCACCGTCGCGCTGCTCGGTCGCACGGAGGCCTCGTTGCGCGAAACGCAGGACGCAATCCGCGCCGCCGGCGGCGACGCGCACGTGTTTCCTGTGGACGTCACCGACGAAGCATCGGTCGACCACGCGTTTGCGCAGATCGCGCGGCAGTTCGGCCGGCTCGACGTGCTGTTCAACAATGCCGGCCGCAACGCGCCCGCGGTTTCCCTCGACGAATATGAATTCGATCTGTGGAACAGCGTCGTCGCGACGAACCTGACCGGCGTCTTTCTGTGCGCACGGGCCGCATGGCGCGTGATGAAAGCGCAAACGCCGCAGGGCGGCCGAATCATCAACAACGGCTCGATCTCGGCGCATGCGCCGCGTCCCGATACGATTGCGTACACGGCCACCAAGCATGCGGTGACCGGAATCACCAAGGCGCTGGCGCTCGACGGCCGCCGGTACAACATCGCGTGCGGCCAGATCGACATCGGCAACGCCGCGACGTCGCTGACGGAACGAATGACGCAAGGCGTCCCGCAAGCCGACGGCAGCCTCGCGCCCGAAGCGCGCATGGACGTCACGCACGTCGCGAACGCGATCGTCCAGATGGCGAACCTGCCGCTGGATACCAACATCCTGAACATGACGATCATGGCGACGGCCATGCCGTTCGTCGGGCGGGGATAA
- a CDS encoding AraC family transcriptional regulator yields the protein MKAFLLKRYPLARVPLPRQVAATLVNYRQGERVAWHQHRHGQLVFAAKGVVRVLTPARTWTLPPSRAVWLPSDVDHELHAVGDTALCSVYVEPEVFPWPWEEPAVIAVSALLRELALTVVDGADTYTATSRAGLAASLLMKVLAETPSLAEPGVPLPRDERLLKLCEHMMNDPASDLTLDFWGEQFGASGRTLARRLHAETGLTFVAWRQQMRVAEAITRLALGQSVAQVAKDLGYRSASAFIVMFRRITGESPQRYLAAS from the coding sequence ATGAAGGCCTTCCTGCTCAAGCGCTATCCGCTGGCGCGAGTGCCGCTGCCGCGCCAGGTGGCCGCGACTCTCGTGAACTACCGTCAAGGCGAACGCGTGGCTTGGCATCAGCATCGCCATGGCCAGCTGGTCTTTGCAGCGAAGGGCGTCGTCCGCGTGCTCACGCCGGCCCGCACATGGACGCTCCCGCCGTCGCGGGCGGTGTGGCTGCCGTCGGACGTCGATCACGAACTGCACGCGGTGGGTGACACCGCGCTATGCAGCGTCTATGTGGAACCCGAAGTGTTTCCGTGGCCTTGGGAGGAGCCGGCGGTCATCGCCGTGTCGGCGTTGCTGCGGGAACTCGCGCTCACGGTGGTCGACGGGGCGGATACCTATACGGCCACGAGCCGTGCCGGGCTCGCCGCGTCGTTGCTGATGAAAGTGCTCGCGGAAACGCCGAGCCTCGCCGAGCCGGGTGTGCCCTTGCCGCGCGACGAGCGCCTGCTCAAGCTGTGCGAGCACATGATGAACGACCCCGCGAGCGATCTCACGCTGGACTTCTGGGGCGAGCAATTCGGCGCGAGCGGCCGTACGCTCGCGCGCCGGCTGCATGCCGAGACGGGGCTGACGTTCGTGGCCTGGCGGCAGCAGATGCGTGTCGCGGAAGCGATCACGCGCCTCGCGCTCGGCCAGTCGGTTGCGCAGGTGGCAAAAGATCTCGGGTATCGCAGCGCGAGCGCGTTCATCGTCATGTTCCGACGGATCACGGGCGAATCGCCGCAGCGATATCTCGCAGCGAGCTGA
- a CDS encoding OpgC domain-containing protein encodes MTAPARAGRYAELDFFRGLVLLVIVVDHIGGSILSRVTLHAYALCDAAEVFVFLGGFATAIAYNSLAERHDEAAARQRFIRRAFEIYRAFLVTAGLMLLITAVLNAFAIDGPNMPTNDLDGLLHKPLAALRDILLFRRQPYLASVLPMYAFFALLVPLTLPLARTQPWLLLAFSGSLWFAAPHVARFLPTVEGAPWDFNPFAWQFLFVLGVIARCQPVYQTLAPKPQGWLLTAVSLAIVAAGAYYRLRIEPFPTDPSIKQNLGALRLANFLAIAWLAAKLVHLGWMKKVAHAMPWIGTIGRQGLLCFVAGTGISLAVDSLLYQATEGYLDVKLGLTADVVAIGLLYLVAKLYGPLVARLPFRSRR; translated from the coding sequence ATGACCGCGCCGGCCCGGGCCGGCCGCTACGCCGAGCTCGATTTCTTTCGCGGCCTCGTGCTGCTCGTCATCGTCGTCGACCACATCGGCGGCAGCATCCTGTCGCGCGTGACGCTGCACGCGTACGCGCTGTGCGACGCAGCCGAGGTGTTCGTGTTCCTCGGCGGCTTCGCGACCGCGATCGCGTACAACTCGCTCGCCGAGCGGCACGACGAAGCCGCCGCGCGCCAGCGCTTCATCCGGCGCGCGTTCGAGATCTACCGTGCGTTCCTCGTGACGGCCGGCCTGATGCTGCTGATCACGGCCGTGCTGAACGCGTTCGCGATCGACGGCCCGAACATGCCGACCAACGACCTCGACGGCCTGCTCCACAAGCCGCTCGCCGCGCTGCGCGACATCCTGCTGTTCCGCCGCCAGCCGTACCTCGCGTCGGTGCTGCCGATGTACGCGTTCTTCGCGCTGCTCGTCCCGCTCACGCTGCCGCTCGCACGCACGCAGCCGTGGCTGCTGCTCGCGTTCAGCGGCTCGCTGTGGTTCGCGGCGCCGCATGTCGCGCGCTTCCTGCCGACCGTCGAAGGCGCGCCGTGGGACTTCAACCCGTTCGCGTGGCAGTTCCTGTTCGTGCTCGGCGTGATCGCGCGCTGCCAGCCCGTCTACCAGACGCTCGCGCCCAAGCCGCAGGGCTGGCTGCTGACGGCCGTGTCGCTCGCGATCGTCGCGGCCGGCGCGTATTACCGGCTGCGCATCGAACCGTTCCCGACCGATCCGTCGATCAAGCAGAACCTCGGCGCGCTGCGGCTCGCGAACTTCCTCGCGATCGCGTGGCTCGCGGCCAAGCTCGTCCACCTCGGCTGGATGAAGAAGGTCGCGCACGCGATGCCGTGGATCGGCACGATCGGCCGGCAGGGGCTGCTGTGCTTCGTCGCGGGCACCGGCATCTCGCTCGCGGTCGATTCGCTGCTTTACCAGGCGACCGAGGGCTATCTCGACGTGAAACTCGGGCTGACCGCCGACGTCGTCGCGATCGGCCTGCTGTATCTCGTCGCCAAACTCTACGGGCCGCTCGTCGCGCGGCTGCCGTTCCGATCGCGGCGATGA
- a CDS encoding LysR family transcriptional regulator, with translation MELSDIDLNLLLLFQRLMQERRVSSVAEQMNMSQPGVSNALAKLRRRLGDPLFVRGPGGVVPTPFALRLAEPVSHALATLHAALNPETGFDPLRATRTLTIGMTDIGEVVFLPALLEHLSQAAPGIALNTVRNTSINLGDEMADGRVDLAIGLLPQLKGGFYQRRLFDQRYVCLFRRGHPLEDAPLTVDAWRNAEHLVVVSAGTGHGQVDEWLKRRRVARQVRLTVPHFMSVGYILQRTDLIATVPEHLAQQLAAPFSLGWRALPVALPGTPIHMLWHARVNQDEGNRWLRDVVVDLFAQTGTRARKAAPGRTK, from the coding sequence ATGGAACTGAGCGATATCGATCTCAACCTGCTGCTGCTTTTCCAGCGGCTGATGCAGGAACGGCGCGTGTCGAGCGTCGCCGAGCAGATGAACATGAGCCAGCCGGGCGTGAGCAACGCGCTCGCGAAGCTGCGCCGCCGGCTCGGCGATCCGCTGTTCGTGCGCGGGCCGGGCGGCGTGGTGCCGACGCCGTTCGCGCTGCGCCTGGCGGAACCCGTGTCGCACGCGCTCGCGACCCTGCACGCTGCGCTCAATCCCGAGACCGGTTTCGATCCGCTGCGCGCCACGCGCACGCTGACGATCGGCATGACCGACATCGGCGAAGTCGTGTTCCTGCCCGCGCTGCTCGAACACCTGTCGCAAGCGGCGCCGGGCATCGCGCTCAATACCGTGCGCAACACGAGCATCAACCTCGGCGACGAAATGGCCGACGGCCGCGTCGATCTCGCGATCGGCCTGCTGCCGCAGCTCAAGGGCGGCTTCTATCAGCGCCGGCTGTTCGATCAGCGTTATGTGTGCCTGTTCCGGCGGGGGCATCCGCTCGAGGACGCGCCGCTGACGGTCGACGCGTGGCGCAATGCCGAACATCTGGTCGTGGTGTCGGCCGGCACCGGTCACGGGCAGGTGGACGAATGGCTGAAGCGCCGCCGCGTGGCGCGCCAGGTGCGGCTGACGGTGCCGCATTTCATGAGCGTCGGCTACATCCTGCAGCGCACCGACCTGATCGCGACGGTGCCCGAGCATCTCGCGCAGCAGCTCGCCGCACCGTTTTCGCTGGGCTGGCGCGCACTGCCCGTCGCGCTGCCGGGGACGCCGATTCACATGCTCTGGCATGCACGGGTCAACCAGGACGAGGGGAACCGGTGGCTGCGCGACGTGGTGGTCGATCTGTTTGCGCAGACCGGCACGCGGGCACGAAAGGCCGCGCCCGGCCGGACGAAGTAG
- a CDS encoding LysR family transcriptional regulator translates to MDHLHAMRIFARVAHLGSFTKAAEQLQLPRPTVSNAVQYLEKHLKVRLLQRTTRRVALTAEGATYYERCMRLLADLDDAETLFEDAGATPRGAIRVDLPERFAVNQMIPALPDFHARYPDLRVVIGTTDRFVDLVADGIDCAVRVGTMSDTSLVARRIGELAQINCAAPAYLARHGTPRSPDELPDHVAVGFFSSRTGRELDWEYADMDTGELHAVKMRSVVSVNSSQAYLACCLAGLGLIQAPREGLGPLLADGSLVEVLPEWNAEPLPVSVVFPTGRHLAPRVRIFVDWLAETLGGPYRAG, encoded by the coding sequence ATGGATCATCTGCATGCAATGCGCATCTTTGCGCGCGTCGCCCATCTCGGCAGCTTCACGAAAGCGGCCGAGCAGTTGCAACTGCCGCGCCCGACGGTCAGCAACGCCGTCCAGTATCTGGAAAAGCACCTGAAGGTCCGCCTGCTGCAGCGCACGACGCGGCGCGTCGCGCTGACGGCCGAGGGGGCGACCTACTACGAGCGCTGCATGCGGTTGCTGGCCGATCTCGACGATGCGGAAACGCTGTTCGAGGACGCCGGCGCGACGCCGCGCGGCGCGATCCGCGTCGACCTGCCCGAGCGCTTCGCGGTGAACCAGATGATTCCGGCGCTACCGGATTTCCACGCCCGCTACCCCGACCTGCGCGTCGTGATCGGCACGACCGACCGCTTCGTCGATCTCGTCGCCGACGGCATCGACTGCGCGGTGCGGGTCGGCACGATGTCCGACACGTCGCTCGTCGCGCGGCGCATCGGCGAGCTCGCGCAGATCAACTGCGCGGCGCCCGCGTATCTGGCGCGCCACGGCACGCCGCGCTCGCCGGACGAGCTGCCGGACCACGTCGCGGTCGGCTTTTTCTCGAGCCGAACGGGCCGTGAGCTGGACTGGGAGTATGCGGACATGGATACGGGCGAACTGCATGCGGTCAAGATGCGCAGCGTCGTGTCGGTCAACAGCTCGCAGGCGTATCTCGCGTGCTGTCTTGCGGGCCTCGGGCTGATCCAGGCGCCGCGCGAAGGGCTCGGGCCGCTGCTGGCGGACGGCTCGCTGGTCGAGGTGCTGCCGGAATGGAATGCCGAGCCGCTGCCCGTGTCGGTGGTGTTTCCGACCGGGCGGCATCTCGCGCCGCGCGTGCGGATCTTCGTCGACTGGCTCGCGGAGACGCTCGGCGGCCCGTACCGGGCGGGCTGA
- a CDS encoding alpha/beta hydrolase: protein MRRLALPFALALIAGSIAAARATPPAPAVSPAPPPAVQTATTPSAAQEPALNPGSSVVLRTFRSASLKRDWSYTVYLPPGYNPEGARYPVMYLLHGNAGNANDWVTQGRLQATADTLIERREIPPVVIVMPQGGTDWYVDRKEKMQSAFLNDLLPEVEAHFAVSNQRAGRAIGGVSMGGFGALRFSLLEPGLFCGAMLLSPAIYANEPPLNSAARYVGVFGDRQFDPRVWHELNYPTLMRGYFARSWRIPMFIAAGDDDLTIQAESSVLYTHLRRAQNPAELRIVDGGHTWDVWRGLLGPGLKYALECVK, encoded by the coding sequence ATGCGCCGACTCGCCCTTCCGTTCGCCCTCGCCCTGATCGCCGGCTCCATCGCCGCCGCCCGCGCCACGCCGCCCGCGCCGGCGGTATCGCCCGCGCCGCCGCCCGCCGTCCAGACCGCGACGACCCCGTCGGCCGCCCAGGAGCCCGCGCTCAATCCGGGCAGCAGCGTCGTGCTGCGCACGTTCCGGTCGGCGTCGCTGAAGCGCGACTGGTCGTACACGGTCTACCTGCCGCCCGGCTACAACCCGGAAGGCGCGCGCTACCCGGTGATGTACCTGCTGCACGGCAATGCCGGCAACGCGAACGACTGGGTCACGCAGGGCCGGCTGCAGGCCACCGCCGACACGCTGATCGAGCGCCGCGAGATTCCGCCCGTCGTGATCGTGATGCCGCAGGGCGGCACCGACTGGTACGTCGACCGCAAGGAGAAGATGCAGAGCGCGTTCCTCAACGACCTGCTGCCCGAAGTCGAAGCGCACTTCGCGGTGTCGAACCAGCGCGCGGGCCGTGCGATAGGCGGCGTGTCGATGGGCGGGTTCGGCGCGCTGCGCTTCTCGCTGCTCGAACCGGGGCTGTTCTGCGGCGCGATGCTGCTGAGCCCCGCGATCTACGCGAACGAACCGCCGCTCAATTCCGCCGCGCGCTACGTCGGCGTGTTCGGCGACCGGCAGTTCGACCCGCGCGTGTGGCACGAACTCAACTACCCGACGCTGATGCGCGGCTATTTCGCGCGCAGCTGGCGCATCCCGATGTTCATCGCGGCCGGCGACGACGACCTGACCATCCAGGCCGAATCGAGCGTGCTGTACACGCACCTGCGCCGCGCGCAGAACCCCGCCGAACTGCGCATCGTCGACGGCGGGCATACGTGGGACGTATGGCGCGGGCTGCTCGGGCCGGGACTGAAGTACGCGCTCGAGTGCGTGAAGTGA
- a CDS encoding ABC transporter ATP-binding protein, whose protein sequence is MSHIVRDEAARSACGDTGNAATFSLERVSYVASGRPLLQSITLAIEPACVTGLVGHNGSGKSTLVKLLARQLAPTAGTIRYAGKPLAGWGARQFARQVAYLPQQTPPTDGMTVHELVALGRYPWHGALGRFGDEDAEHVERAMRAADVLRHADRPVDVLSGGERQRAWLAMLVAQDCRCMLLDEPTSALDLNHQLSVLELVRTLCATRAMSAVVVLHDVNMAARFCDRIVALREGCLLMRERAADIMDPVHLESIYGVPMRVSADPVSGRRLGFPA, encoded by the coding sequence ATGAGCCATATCGTGCGCGACGAAGCAGCCCGCTCCGCATGCGGCGACACCGGCAATGCCGCGACGTTCTCGCTCGAACGCGTGTCGTACGTCGCCAGCGGCCGTCCCCTGCTGCAATCGATCACTCTCGCGATCGAACCCGCATGCGTGACCGGGCTGGTCGGGCACAACGGTTCGGGCAAATCCACGCTCGTCAAATTGCTCGCTCGTCAGCTCGCCCCCACTGCCGGCACGATTCGCTACGCGGGCAAGCCGCTCGCCGGCTGGGGCGCACGCCAGTTCGCGCGCCAGGTCGCGTATCTACCGCAGCAGACGCCGCCCACCGACGGCATGACCGTGCACGAACTGGTCGCCCTCGGGCGTTATCCGTGGCATGGCGCGCTCGGACGCTTCGGGGACGAAGACGCCGAGCACGTCGAGCGCGCGATGCGTGCAGCCGATGTGCTCCGTCACGCCGATCGCCCCGTCGACGTACTGTCGGGCGGCGAGCGTCAGCGTGCATGGCTGGCGATGCTGGTCGCACAGGACTGCCGCTGCATGCTGCTCGACGAACCGACGTCGGCGCTCGACCTCAACCATCAGCTCTCCGTGCTCGAACTCGTGCGCACGCTCTGCGCGACGAGGGCGATGAGCGCCGTCGTCGTTCTGCACGACGTGAACATGGCCGCGCGGTTCTGCGACCGCATCGTTGCGCTGCGCGAGGGCTGTCTGCTGATGCGCGAGCGCGCCGCCGACATCATGGACCCGGTCCACCTCGAATCGATCTACGGCGTGCCGATGCGCGTGAGCGCCGATCCGGTCAGCGGGCGGCGTCTGGGGTTTCCGGCATGA